Proteins found in one Pongo pygmaeus isolate AG05252 chromosome 8, NHGRI_mPonPyg2-v2.0_pri, whole genome shotgun sequence genomic segment:
- the SEC61A2 gene encoding protein transport protein Sec61 subunit alpha isoform X3 — protein MSSDSADPFYWMRVILASNRGTLMELGISPIVTSGLIMQLLAGAKIIEVGDTPKDRALFNGAQKLFGMIITIGQAIVYVMTGMYGDPAEMGAGICLLIIIQLFVAGLIVLLLDELLQKGYGLGSGISLFIATNICETIVWKAFSPTTINTGRGTEFEGAVIALFHLLATRTDKVRALREAFYRQNLPNLMNLIATVFVFAVVIYFQGFRVDLPIKSARYRGQYSSYPIKLFYTSNIPIILQSALVSNLYVISQMLSVRFSGNFLVNLLGQWADVSGGGPARSYPVGGLCYYLSPPESMGAIFEDPVHVVVYIIFMLGSCAFFSKTWIEVSGSSAKDVAKQLKEQQMVMRGHRDTSMVHELNRYIPTAAAFGGLCIGALSVLADFLGAIGSGTGILLAVTIIYQYFEIFVKEQAEVGGMGALFF, from the exons GAACTTTAATGGAATTGGGTATCTCCCCAATTGTAACATCTGGTTTGATTATGCAGTTGTTAGCTGGAGCCAAAATCATTGAAGTTGGAGATACACCGAAAGATAGAGCTTTATTCAATGGAGCCCAGAAAT TGTTTGGTATGATCATTACCATTGGGCAAGCCATTGTGTATGTCATGACGGGGATGTATGGGGACCCTGCGGAAATGGGTGCCGGGATCTGTCTCCTGATCATCATTCAG TTGTTTGTTGCTGGTTTGATTGTGCTGCTGTTAGATGAGCTGCTACAGAAGGGTTACGGCTTGGGGTCTGGGATTTCCCTCTTTATTGCCACCAACATCTGTGAGACCATTGTCTGGAAGGCCTTTAGTCCCACTACCATTAACACTGGCAGAG GTACTGAGTTTGAGGGTGCAGTCATAGCTCTGTTCCATTTGTTGGCCACCAGGACGGACAAAGTCCGAGCTTTACGGGAGGCTTTTTATCGGCAGAACTTACCCAATCTCATGAACCTCATTGCTACAGTTTTTGTGTTTGCTGTTGTTATATATTTCCAA GGATTTCGCGTTGATCTGCCCATTAAGTCGGCCCGCTACCGAGGACAGTACAGCAGCTACCCCATCAAACTCTTCTACACCTCCAACATCCCCATCATCCTCCAGTCGGCCTTGGTGTCAAACCTGTATGTGATTTCCCAGATGCTGTCTGTTCGATTTAGCGGCAACTTTTTAGTAAACTTACTAGGACAGTGGGCC GATGTCAGTGGGGGAGGCCCCGCACGTTCTTATCCAGTTGGAGGCCTTTGTTACTATCTTTCTCCCCCTGAGTCCATGGGCGCCATCTTTGAGGATCCTGTCCATGTCGTTGTTTATATCATCTTCATGTTGGGGTCATGTGCATTCTTCTCTAAGACATGGATTGAAGTGTCTGGTTCCTCAGCCAAAGAT GTAGCTAAACAGCTGAAAGAACAGCAGATGGTAATGAGGGGCCACCGAGATACGTCTATGGTTCATGAGCTTAACAG GTACATCCCCACCGCAGCTGCGTTTGGCGGTTTGTGCATTGGCGCCCTGTCGGTGCTGGCCGACTTCCTGGGGGCCATTGGATCCGGCACTGGAATTCTGCTAGCAGTCACTATTATTTAtcagtattttgaaatatttgttaaagaacAGGCCGAAGTTGGTGGGATGGGtgctttgtttttctaa